The Novosphingobium resinovorum nucleotide sequence GGCGCAAGGCGAGGGCGCCTGCCCCGGCGTCGCCACCGGCGTGCTGGTGGCCGATTCCGACGAAGCCGAGCGCCGTGCCGCCGCTGGGGAAGCGGTGATCCTGGTGCGCGCCACCACCAGTCCCGACGACGTCCACGGCATGATCGCCGCACGCGCCGTCGTGACCGAGCAGGGCGGCTCCACCTCGCACGCCGCCGTCGTCAGCCGGGCGCTGGGGCGCCCTTGCGTGGTCGGCACCGGCAGCGGCGCCCTGGTGCTGGCGGGGCAGGTGGTCACCGTGGACGGCGCCAGCGGCAAGGTCTTCGCAGGCGCACTCGCAACGCAGGTGCCGCGCGAGGACGAGGACGAGCGCCTCTCCCGCCTGATCGGCTGGGCGCGCGAGCGTTGCCCGATCGAAGTGCTGCGCCCTGAGGACGCCGCCTCCGCCGATGCGGTGGACGTCGATCTGCTGCTGGCCGAAGGCACCCACGAACAGTTGGCGAGCGCGCTGGCGGGCCACGCCGCGGCGCGCGGCAGCGGCCTCGCCAATGCCGAGATCGCGCGCATCGCCCGGCGGGCGGGGATTACGCGCATGATAACCGAGCCGGTGCTGCCGGCCCTTCTGGTCGCGCTGGAGGATTGAGCCGATGACCTCGCCCATTCACGATATCCGCGCTATGCTGCTGCAGTTCGAGCGCTCGCCGCTGAAGGACTTGTACTTCCGCTCGGCCGACTGGTCGCTGTTCCTCGCCCGGCCGGAGGGCGGCGCGAACCCGCTGCTGGCGCTGGAGGCCGGCGCGGCGGAGGCCGTCACTGCGGCCACGATCGCGGGCGTCGCGCAGGCACCGCACCTCGGCCTGTTCGAGCCGTGCTGCGCGGCCGGAGACGCGGTGCAGGTCGGCGACGTGCTCGCCCGCCTCGACGTGCTGGGACGCAAGACCGAGGTGGTCAGCACTGCCGCCGGCGTGGTCAGCGCGGTGCACGCGGCGGCCAACGACCTCGTCGAATATGGCGCCGATCTGGTGGAGATCGCGGCCGCCTGAGGGCTGCATCGAAAGATCGCATAATTCACCACCGGGCGCCGTTTTCTGCGGTGCCGGGTGGATTTTCATGTCCGTGACAAAAAGGTGGCCGGAGCGAGCAAGGCAAGGAGCCGCTCCGGCCAAGGGTCACAGGATGAGAGGAATGCCCCATGACAAGCATTCCTCCGGGCTTGAGGCTTGACGAGAGAGGCAAGCCGCGA carries:
- a CDS encoding acetyl-CoA carboxylase biotin carboxyl carrier protein subunit — encoded protein: MTSPIHDIRAMLLQFERSPLKDLYFRSADWSLFLARPEGGANPLLALEAGAAEAVTAATIAGVAQAPHLGLFEPCCAAGDAVQVGDVLARLDVLGRKTEVVSTAAGVVSAVHAAANDLVEYGADLVEIAAA